The genomic window GCGCAAGGGTGAGGACTCGTTCACGGATAGGTTCGCAGATGACAATGGCTGCATCAACCCCGATTAAAGCGTTATAAGTCTCTTGAGCAAATTCTATACTGCCTGGACAGTCAATAAAAGTAAAACGAGTGTCATTATACTCTGCGCTAGCGGCACTAACTTCTACACTCATCTGGCGATCGCGTGCTTCTGCTGCACTATCACCGATTGTGTTACCATCCTTAACGCTGCCTTTGCGAGAAATCGCTCCTGTGACAAATAACAAGCTTTCTAATAATGTTGTTTTTCCACTTAAATAAGGGCCGACAATGGCAACATTCCGCGAACCTGATATGACTTTTTGGCTCATAAAACCTCCTTTGCAGTAAGTTTCTCTTACCGCGTAGCCCTGTGTTTTTGAGAGGATGAATAATTACACCCATTGCCGGAGAATTATCCCCCCTTTAACTTGCAATTATGCTCTCTTTAACTAAAAACAAAAAAAATTGTAGCCTGTTGTAAGATTTACCTTAAGAAAAATTAAGTAAAACTAACTTTAATCCCGAATAGAAAAGTTTTGTTAAAACCTGATTTTTGACGGAACTTTTTATGAATAACAGTGACATAAATTAGATTGAGTCAATACATCAATGGACGTATATTTCTATAATTATCCTATCGTCGGGATGCTGGGTTTAACATTACTATGGGGATGTATGCTGCCAGTCTCAGCTAACTCTCTTACTCCCCAACTTTTCAATATAGCACAGTCTAGTGTGCCAACAGCAACAAGCTTGCTAAATCAAGGCTTACAAGCAATTCAATCGGGGAGAGTACAAGATGCGATCGCAGCATTTCAAAATGCCACTCAGTTAGATCCTAACTTAGCCGCAGCCCATTACAATTTAGGTTTAGCACTGCGACAAACTGGACAATTACAACCAGCAGCTAATGCTTTTTATCGCGCTACTCAAGCTGATCCTAATTTCTCTCTCGCCTTTGCCAATTTAGGGGGAGCGTTGTTAGAAGGTAATAATTTACAACAGGCGGGTGAATACTTACAACGGGCTTTACAAATCGACCCCCAGCTAGGTTTTGCTCACTATAACTTAGGATTAGTCAGACAACAGCAACAAAATTGGTCAGGCGCGATCGCATCTTTTCAAAAAGCGATTGCATATAGTAAAAATGCCCCAGAACCTCACTATCATTTAGGTGTCTGTTATTTACAACAAGGTAAAATTAATCAAGCTCAAGAAGCCTTTGAGCAAGCCATCAAAATTAATCCTAAATATCCAGATGCTCATTATAATTTAGGCGCAATTTTGTTAAATCAAGGCAAACTGCAAGAAGCTTTAGTTTCATTTAGAAAATCAGCAGAAGCTAATCCTAATTATCCTAATGCTTATTATGGTGCAGGGTTAGTTTTTATGCAGTTAAATCAGTATGGGGAAGCGGTGAAAGTCTTTACCCATGCGAAAAATTTATATAACGCTCAAGGTAATCCTCAATGGGCAAAAAATGCTGAAAGATTGTTGCAGCAAGTACAAAATACAAAACAATAAATAGTCAATATCGAACAGTTATTTATGAGATTGTGTGATTTGTATTCGATAATCAATTTTAGAGCTATTAGCTAATAAATGATAACTCTTAAATTATCATTAGTGCTGAGGCAAAAATAATTAAGATTAGATAAGAATAAACATAAGGCATGAATTGGCTGTGGTGGTCTGCCCTGACCAGATAGAAACGGAAATCTACATGAAAAAGCGCGTCAAGAGTCGATTTTTATTTTGCGATCGCTGGCTAGATAGACACGCGATCGTT from Nostoc sp. UHCC 0870 includes these protein-coding regions:
- a CDS encoding tetratricopeptide repeat protein; translation: MDVYFYNYPIVGMLGLTLLWGCMLPVSANSLTPQLFNIAQSSVPTATSLLNQGLQAIQSGRVQDAIAAFQNATQLDPNLAAAHYNLGLALRQTGQLQPAANAFYRATQADPNFSLAFANLGGALLEGNNLQQAGEYLQRALQIDPQLGFAHYNLGLVRQQQQNWSGAIASFQKAIAYSKNAPEPHYHLGVCYLQQGKINQAQEAFEQAIKINPKYPDAHYNLGAILLNQGKLQEALVSFRKSAEANPNYPNAYYGAGLVFMQLNQYGEAVKVFTHAKNLYNAQGNPQWAKNAERLLQQVQNTKQ